The Candidatus Saccharibacteria bacterium oral taxon 955 DNA segment TCTCGCTCGCAACCCGCTCCTGCTACAACCCTTAACCCACGCTACACATTCGATTCATTTATAGTCGGCTCATCAAACGACCTCGCCTACACAGCGTGTCAAGCGGTAGCTGCAAATCCAGGAGTAAAATATAACCCGCTATTCATATATGGTGGCGTTGGACTCGGTAAGACCCACCTTCTTCAGGCGGTAGGCAATGAAGTCATAAAGAACGACAGCTCAGCAAAAGTCGCCTACCTTAGCTCCGAAACTTTTGTCAAGGAATTTCTCGAGAGTATCCGCTTCAAGAAAACTGGTTTTTCTGATAAATATCGTAATGTTGACGTCCTAATTATCGACGACATGCAGTTTATCGCTGGCAAAGAGAAAACTCAGGAGGAGTTCTTTCACACATTCAATGCCCTGCACCAAGCCAACAAGCAGATTATTATCGGCTCGGATAAGCCACCGCGCAGTATCCCAACTCTTACGGAACGTCTTCGCAGTCGATTCGAATGGGGTATGGCGATTGATATCCAGATGCCCGACTTTGAAACGCGCTGTGCGATTGTCGAGACAAAAGCGGGACTATCCGGCGTCACACTTGAGCGTGACACCGTCGAATATCTAGCAAAAAACATCAAAACAAATGTCCGCGAGCTTGAGGGTGCCTTAAATCAACTTCTCGCCTACGCCGAAATGCGTGGTA contains these protein-coding regions:
- the dnaA gene encoding chromosomal replication initiator protein DnaA translates to MHNALWQSVLGEIELSVSHGNFETWFKNTELIDYSDSSVTIGVANIFAKSQFEKKFNDQIKDVLKRNGVNAENICYEVKSAKKRVISRETTGVNEIQNRASELVSRSQPAPATTLNPRYTFDSFIVGSSNDLAYTACQAVAANPGVKYNPLFIYGGVGLGKTHLLQAVGNEVIKNDSSAKVAYLSSETFVKEFLESIRFKKTGFSDKYRNVDVLIIDDMQFIAGKEKTQEEFFHTFNALHQANKQIIIGSDKPPRSIPTLTERLRSRFEWGMAIDIQMPDFETRCAIVETKAGLSGVTLERDTVEYLAKNIKTNVRELEGALNQLLAYAEMRGISPDASTAEGLLGNIRQSRPQHITAKQVIEKTARHFQIDIKEICGNRRDKHIVVPRQIAMYLLRSELHLSFPRIAQELGRKDHTTAIHSIEKIERSIKLDFLIREQVAEIREKLYA